In Halichondria panicea chromosome 13, odHalPani1.1, whole genome shotgun sequence, one genomic interval encodes:
- the LOC135345976 gene encoding B-cell receptor-associated protein 29-like isoform X2, whose translation MSLQWTAVAAFLYVEIGLTLLLILPLLKPSIWKWIFSRSVFSAIQPVWTTVYYAILLVLVVLFIDSIRIMRKYGNELPEHPGALTLDAKLDRRLNECRGQRNFYITGFALFLILVIRRLITMLGNVATLEASHTATLRQAQAANAELARRIDKESSEAGDKQKEGKPSGEEVKNKEDYKKMEDDLKKTKADLEAMKKQAESTSAEYNRLAEEHQKLLNDVENKDENKKDQ comes from the exons ATGAGTTTACAGTGGACTGCTGTGGCCGCATTCCTCTATGTGGAAATTGGCCTCACTTTGCTACTGATCTTACCCTTGCTGAAGCCGTCCAT ATGGAAGTGGATATTCAGTCGCAGCGTTTTCTCTGCTATTCAACCCGTATGGACGACTGTGTACTATGCCATTCTTCTTGTTTTGGTTGTGCTGTTCATCG ACTCCATCCGTATCATGAGGAAATATGGAAACGAGCTCCCTGAACACCCTGGAGCGTTAACCCTCGATGCCAAGCTAGACAGGCGTCTAAATGAATGTCGAGGACAAAGAAATTTCTACATCACTGGATTTGCCTTGTTTCTCATTCT tgtcatcAGACGTTTGATCACGATGCTGGGTAACGTGGCTACACTGGAAGCCTCACACACTGCTACTCTCAGACAAGCGCAGGCTGCTAATGCTGAGCTGGCCAGGCGCATAGATAAGGAATCCTCTGAG GCAGGAGACAAACAAAAAGAAGGAAAACCAAGTGGAGAAGAGGTTAAAAACAAGGAAGATTACAAAAAAATGGAAGATG ACCTGAAGAAAACGAAAGCTGACCTTGAAGCAATGAAGAAACAGGCAGAATCGACCAGTGCCGAGTATAACAGACTTGCAGAAGAGCATCAAAAGCTATTG AATGACGTAGAGAATAAAGACGAGAACAAGAAAGACCAGTA G
- the LOC135345976 gene encoding B-cell receptor-associated protein 29-like isoform X1 — protein sequence MSLQWTAVAAFLYVEIGLTLLLILPLLKPSIWKWIFSRSVFSAIQPVWTTVYYAILLVLVVLFIDSIRIMRKYGNELPEHPGALTLDAKLDRRLNECRGQRNFYITGFALFLILVIRRLITMLGNVATLEASHTATLRQAQAANAELARRIDKESSEAGDKQKEGKPSGEEVKNKEDYKKMEDDLKKTKADLEAMKKQAESTSAEYNRLAEEHQKLLNDVENKDENKKDQ from the exons ATGAGTTTACAGTGGACTGCTGTGGCCGCATTCCTCTATGTGGAAATTGGCCTCACTTTGCTACTGATCTTACCCTTGCTGAAGCCGTCCAT ATGGAAGTGGATATTCAGTCGCAGCGTTTTCTCTGCTATTCAACCCGTATGGACGACTGTGTACTATGCCATTCTTCTTGTTTTGGTTGTGCTGTTCATCG ACTCCATCCGTATCATGAGGAAATATGGAAACGAGCTCCCTGAACACCCTGGAGCGTTAACCCTCGATGCCAAGCTAGACAGGCGTCTAAATGAATGTCGAGGACAAAGAAATTTCTACATCACTGGATTTGCCTTGTTTCTCATTCT tgtcatcAGACGTTTGATCACGATGCTGGGTAACGTGGCTACACTGGAAGCCTCACACACTGCTACTCTCAGACAAGCGCAGGCTGCTAATGCTGAGCTGGCCAGGCGCATAGATAAGGAATCCTCTGAG GCAGGAGACAAACAAAAAGAAGGAAAACCAAGTGGAGAAGAGGTTAAAAACAAGGAAGATTACAAAAAAATGGAAGATG ACCTGAAGAAAACGAAAGCTGACCTTGAAGCAATGAAGAAACAGGCAGAATCGACCAGTGCCGAGTATAACAGACTTGCAGAAGAGCATCAAAAGCTATTG AATGACGTAGAGAATAAAGACGAGAACAAGAAAGACCAGTAA